CCTTTGTCTCATAATAAACAAAGTAGAGTATAAGATCTTTTCATAAAActcatgggttttttttttttgaaaagtcttaagtaaaaaatttatgatttagtgatatcctatatactctatgaactagtatgcatatgcaaattactcaactcttactcaataaACTTGTGTGAAACGGTACTACAAGAGTTGCAACAATTTTACCTTAAACACTTTCCATTACATATGATTTTACGTTTGCTCTTTGGATGTGCTTGAGATCTCCCAAGTGACTATCCACTTTGATCTTTTCCTATTGAGCGACCACTCTATCTTTGCATTTAAACATGTATTTGTATGATTTCGCCACTTGTACCTATCATAGCTTGGTATGCAAAGGCTAGttcacctagaaccactaatgagttCTTATTATCAAAATACAATAATTAGGATCATGCAGTCACTAAAGCTAACACATCTTTTTATTCTTTGGTTAAAAACATGATTTGGTTATAgaggggaaaaaaatatatattgctACGGATTATCTTTACTTAttagaaagagaaagaaacaagAGATTATGTGTTCTCTACTTGCTAGTTTGCAAGATTAACCTATAAGGAGGCTTCAACAATTTTGAAGATATCTAACCTAAAGACTCTGCAATTTGAATTCTAACCCTCTTAATAATTTGTATTGTATTATTTTACTTGTAGTATTTATCACACATAcggtttcttaaaaaaaaaatgttgtttgATAATTTTATCGTTGAAAGGGATGAAATTGTTTTCAAGATTGTAAAACAAACTAGATATCATTTTTCAGTTTTGTGCACTCGCTCTCTTCATTTTTTTGGTATCCCTTTGAGTTTGATATATTACCCTTGCACATTTTACTCACATTTTACTTATTAAAAGAATCCAACTATACCTTTCAAGTTGTATATTCTAATTAAAATATACTCATATAAATAACAAATTCTTTCTTTACATTTTCTTTTCCATAgagataaaattataattttaataatttgagACTAAAGATTAAGTACTCAAAaggccaaaaataaaaaataacattttAATACATCTAGATATTTTAGTGTCAatagaaatatttttataaacaaataaacatttaaattaTTTATCCTATAAGatggttgagagagagagagagagagagagagaaataatgATTAATGGCGAATGGGCGCAACCTTGCCCTGCCCCAACGGTCACATGGCATGGACCCCTCCTCCCATTATTGAGAGAAGGGCACTAAATAGTAAATgcaaaaaaaagttcaaaaaatCTTGGAGCAGGCCACGCCTATGCCCCTGCCCCTGCAGACAACAGGAAGGGAAATCCACATGCTCCTCCAGCTATTCCCTAATTTGACACCAGCTTTAATTTTACGCTTACCGAAGCAAGCATCCCAAAAACAGTGGACACAAACAAATCTCAAACACCcataattaaaatcaaaatagaTTCGATCGAACAAGTTAATTGAGCAATTAGGCGCATCCCTTGGTACGCAACGTAGCTAGATCCAACCGGAGCATACCCAGATCAAAAGAAGAGTAGTGATCTTAAAAGCTGAGGATCCCAGTCCGTGGCGGAGAAGGGGCGCGGCAGCCGACGATGGGAAAGAGAGATTTGTGGGGGAGGCGGAGGAGGGCGGCGGAGGGAGAGGGTGGACGAGGACGGAGACCTTCATGCCGCTGAAGCAACCGCCATTGCCGCAAATGAAGAAGTAGCGCTTGGGTTTGTTGAGGGGGATGAAGTCCTTTCCGCTGCTCCAGTTGCCGGTGGCTCCTTCCGTGGTGCAGTTGTCGTACCCTGTTTGGTTCACTTCGAACACGTTGTACTGCGTCTTCTGATACCTGAATGCTGAATGCAGTATGAAACAGGGGAAGAAATTGAATTGCTGAACCCAAGAGAAGAGATAAATGCATGGTGAGATCGATGGAATTAATGTTCAACCTTTTAAGCTGGTTCACAAATCAAGAAGTTTCGTTTTCTTTGTGAGATTTGcccaaatctaaattcaaaactTCAACTATTATATGTGTGCCCAAAAACAGGGGAACATCCGAACACATACAGATCCCATTCTATGATGAAGTTAATTAAGACGATTCTAcgaaaaataaagaagaaattaAAGGAGGGGGTGAGATCTGAGTACAGATGAGGTCGCCAACATAGAAGGTGTTGTTGTTGGCCCAGAGAGTGTAGTTGATGCCGGAGTTCCAGCCTTTGTTGGCTCCCACAATGTGGTCGGTGGCCGCAGCAGGGaagatggagatggagatgaTAAGCAACAGGTAGCAGTAGTAGAAGAAGAAGGGTTCATGGTGAGCTGGAGTTGAAGCAGAAGTACCACTTGACAACATCTCTTCTCGGCTCTTCTCTTTCTTTCCCACTTTGCTTTCCTGGCCTCTCCTACCTGTGGCTGCGGCTGGATGGTGGGGGACAGAGGGCTGGGGTGGAGATGGGTGgataactccttttaatttttattttttatttttattttttactacgTTTGACCTGGCAGATCATCATACGACATTTGACTGCGGTTGCAATCGATGTAAAGTTTTTTAcagaaatattaagaaaaaaatcaaaaaacataaatatgaagaaaatgaaaaaaaaattatacaaatgtACCTAATCGACTATCTAAAAGTCAATTTgaactttaaaataataataaaattatcagtcagaattaaaataaataaataaaagaagaaaagtcGGTTCTTCACCTGCACCCACACACGCACAAATGCCCCCAAAAAGCTGCTGCCCTGCTTGCGTCCCTCTCTTTAAGACCCCCTAAATATAAtggaataataaaatatatattatttttcaaattttaaaatttaaatagaaatttgtaaataaaaaatatttttttaagtgtcatttaatataaaaattattttctactttttatttatttttggaatgaattaaaaaaagtaaattaatttttaatttcaaaatattaagacaaaaaatgaCTTCTTAcatcctaattacataaaaaaatatttaacatatattttaaatatttttaaaaatatgaattaaattttaataattaataaatttaattactgttattattttttatacaaaattaattaTCTTTTTAATCAAACTCCAACAATACATAAATTATCTTTTAAATATTGAACGATAAttttataattctataaaattatttttttaaaaataaatagagatCAAATTGAAATTTGATTACAACTTGCATGCATTCATGAAATGAGCTGATGCTGGTGACGAGCGAGATGAGAGTTTTGGGAGGGCCGAGAATGAGATTACATTTGGTCCTGGTTGAATGCACTAGTGTACAAGCAGCATGCACCAGCGCCCTAAACCCTATGAGTTTggttacaaaaaatataaatatgattaCTATCTTCACGACACTGGTACTTCCCAAATCATCACTCATCCAATGCTGATCATCACCGATCACTTTCCGTACGAATCATCGATCGCTGCTTATGGATTTTGaataaataggaaaattttaatttataaattctaaatttataattataaaatttgacatgtgtttatttattttttaaataaatttaaagctactaataaaaaattaaaataaaatttatttattaaaattttcaaataaaaaaataattaattttatattaaaaataataattaaattaattaattattaaaatttaattcatatttttgcatgcatgcaacttttttttttttatattctccTGCTATATATATAGGTTTGATTTGAAGTAAATGTgcataatctttttttttttgcatgtatttttgcaaattttcaaataaaaaaataactaattttatatttaaaaataataataataattattaaattaattcatTATTAgaatttaattcatatttttgcatgcatgcaaccttcttttttttttttttttttatatttccctactctatatatgtatatatatgcttgATTTAAAGTAAATGTgcataatcttttttttttgcatgcataaaatatgaattaaattctaataattaattaatttaattattattatttttaatataaaattagttattttttatttaaaatttgtaataaataaattttcttttaattttttattagtagctttaaatttatttaaataaataaataaacacatgtcaaattttataattttataaattaaaattttcctatttattCAAAATCCGTAAGCGACGGTCAAGGATTCGCACGTGAAGTGATCGGTGATGATCAGCATTGGACGAGTGGTGATCCGGGAAGTACCGACGTCGTGAAGATAATAGCTTTTTGGGTTGGAGAGGGTGGGTTTGTGCAGGTGAAGAACCGAAAAGTCGGttctcctttttttaaaaaaaaaaattctgactGACAAGAGTTGGTAACtgacatttttattattattttaaaccCCAACCGACTTTCTGGGtacatttatgtaaattttttccattttcttcatatttgtatttttaatttttctttctaaatatTTCCGTAAAAAACTCAATCAATGTATATACTTGAGAACTACatatgagatttttttttgaGAACTAAATATGAGTTTTTTTTTCCctagtttaatattttttttaataaaaattattttaaagtagTTCAaagtaaactttttttttttctaaattgatGCATCTAAAATATCATTGATCCaatattaaataaaagaagtttgaTTGACCAATATTTTTTAACTTGGGATTGTTATGTGGTCGATTAAAAAATACCAGACGAAGTAGCATTTTTTAGTACACGACCAATTAAAAAATACCGGATGATGTAGCATTTTTTAGTTATTGttactttaataaaaaaaaaattgctattttaataaataaaaaaatgtgaGATAAATCAACGTTTTTTTCGCTGCTTTAAacttgtcttcttcttctctttttgtAGATGCATGAACATGAGAGGAGGAAAGAAGGATGGACTACGAGGCTTTTAGTTATAATTTTAAAGTCATAAGAtttaaattgtaatttttttagGTTAGAGTTTCATTTCATCTTATGTTTATTTGAATATATAGATGTTTATTTGAATATATAGATGATGAATGTgtaaatattattatcattttgcattattgttaaaattagttttaattttgaagtaATATGCTTTGTATTGGAAATTTTTTATGttagaaattttatttaatttcataattatttgaatgtttaatcaATTAATGTGTAAATTTTTTAGGTTAGGGTTTTATTTCGTCTTATGTTAATTTGAATGCATAAATTATGAATGTgtaaattttatttcaatttgcatGATTcttaaatttagttttaattttggaGTCATATGCTTTTATTGCGACATTGAAATAATTTGATAATTTGTGTGATTAGAgaataattgtaatattttcatttaataaatGAATTGAACTTTAACACCTTCTTACTTGAAGGTTACTTGCCCCACAATTAAATGGATTGAGCTTTAACACCTTCGAACCTcttggtgcggcaccaaatctacggatcagcgtcctccccctaggcACTGCATATTTTGTCTTTTTAAAATATGTAGGCATCCACATACTTTATATGAAAAGTTAGCACCATAACCATCTAGCATAGTTAAACAATAAAATTTATGATTTTGCTCTTTTATTCATGTTTGATAATGAATTGTAAATTATAAAAGTAAAAATTAGACCTgtgtaaaaaatgaaaaataaaatatcgAACCAACTAAAAACTAATAATTACATAGTaagtttttttataaaatcaactaataaaacatcaaaattgtatcaaaatatataaacattaacGTAATAAAATATTAGCGTATATCACAAACTCTAATGAAA
This window of the Malania oleifera isolate guangnan ecotype guangnan chromosome 6, ASM2987363v1, whole genome shotgun sequence genome carries:
- the LOC131158050 gene encoding early nodulin-like protein 19 — encoded protein: MLSSGTSASTPAHHEPFFFYYCYLLLIISISIFPAAATDHIVGANKGWNSGINYTLWANNNTFYVGDLISFRYQKTQYNVFEVNQTGYDNCTTEGATGNWSSGKDFIPLNKPKRYFFICGNGGCFSGMKVSVLVHPLPPPPSSASPTNLSFPSSAAAPLLRHGLGSSAFKITTLLLIWVCSGWI